The Vibrio agarivorans genome window below encodes:
- the flhA gene encoding flagellar biosynthesis protein FlhA — protein sequence MKERLNLLFPAIKNSYFGIPILLLTVLAMVILPLPPVLLDTLFIFNIVLAVIVLLVAVSSTRPLDFSVFPTILLVATLMRLTLNVASTRIVLLEGHNGGDAAGKVIQAFGNVVIGGNYFVGIVVFIILMIINFVVITKGGERISEVSARFTLDSLPGKQMAIDADLNAGIIDQNQAKERRKEIAREADFYGSMDGASKFVRGDAIAGMLILIINILGGVTVGMVQHDLSAAEAFQRFALLTIGDGLVAQIPSLLLAVAAAIIVTRVSDSGELSDDVQQQMLASPVTLATASGIMLVIGIVPGMPHLAFFSFAALLAFAAWKQSRKQLNPEPLEQAEAVAEAVAQDDAPTLNWHDVPHVHPLSLELGYRLVNLVDKNQGEPLALRVRGVRKTITEQAGFLVPEIAIRDNLKLKPTQYTISLYGEVLAKGEIDPERLMALAVGEVYGQLDGVLAKDPAYQLDAVWIEPNNKPQALNLGYSVVDGATVIATHLSKVIKEHTAELFNHDDIERVMERLAQHSPKLAESLATQLTHQQQMRVYRQLLADQVPVKDTLNISSIMLESSEITKDPILIASDIRVGLKRTLTNHLVGTSNDFNIFTLSDSLEKMLMTALNKAQQAGAVALDSFPVEPTLLAQLQQNMPNIREQLKQNGYKPVLLVAPQLRPLLSRYARTFAKGLVVLSYNEIPEDKNINVLGHLG from the coding sequence ATGAAAGAAAGACTCAATCTATTATTCCCTGCGATTAAAAATAGCTACTTCGGCATCCCGATCTTGCTATTGACTGTACTCGCCATGGTCATTCTGCCACTGCCACCCGTGCTGTTAGATACGTTATTTATCTTCAACATTGTTCTGGCGGTGATCGTATTGCTGGTTGCGGTATCGAGCACTCGACCACTCGACTTTAGTGTCTTCCCAACCATCTTGTTGGTGGCGACACTCATGCGCCTCACGCTTAACGTTGCCTCGACTCGTATCGTATTGCTTGAAGGCCACAATGGTGGTGATGCTGCCGGTAAGGTCATTCAAGCCTTTGGTAATGTGGTGATTGGTGGTAACTACTTCGTCGGTATTGTGGTGTTCATCATCTTGATGATCATCAACTTCGTCGTTATCACCAAAGGTGGTGAGCGTATCTCGGAGGTATCAGCTCGTTTTACTCTCGATTCACTGCCCGGTAAACAGATGGCGATTGATGCCGACTTGAATGCTGGCATCATCGACCAAAACCAAGCCAAAGAACGCCGTAAAGAGATTGCTCGCGAGGCGGACTTCTATGGCTCGATGGACGGTGCCTCTAAGTTCGTTCGGGGCGATGCGATCGCGGGTATGTTGATCCTCATCATCAACATTCTTGGTGGTGTCACTGTCGGTATGGTGCAGCATGATCTCAGTGCTGCGGAAGCCTTCCAACGCTTTGCTCTCTTAACCATTGGTGATGGTCTGGTTGCTCAAATTCCATCGCTATTACTGGCGGTTGCGGCAGCGATCATCGTGACACGTGTCAGTGATTCAGGTGAACTATCTGATGACGTGCAGCAGCAGATGCTGGCGTCTCCTGTTACGCTAGCAACGGCATCAGGTATCATGCTGGTGATCGGTATTGTCCCAGGTATGCCGCACCTCGCCTTTTTCAGTTTTGCCGCCCTACTTGCTTTCGCCGCTTGGAAGCAGAGTCGAAAGCAACTCAATCCAGAACCACTAGAGCAAGCAGAAGCGGTTGCAGAGGCGGTTGCACAAGACGATGCCCCTACTCTCAACTGGCATGATGTACCGCACGTTCATCCACTCTCACTCGAGCTTGGCTATCGCTTGGTTAACCTTGTTGATAAAAACCAAGGAGAGCCTTTAGCCCTGCGCGTGCGTGGTGTACGAAAAACCATTACTGAGCAAGCCGGCTTTTTGGTGCCAGAAATCGCAATTCGTGACAACCTTAAGCTCAAACCCACTCAATACACGATTTCCCTGTATGGCGAAGTGTTAGCCAAAGGCGAGATAGACCCTGAACGTCTAATGGCACTTGCCGTCGGTGAGGTTTATGGTCAATTGGATGGCGTGTTAGCCAAAGACCCCGCCTATCAATTGGATGCCGTTTGGATTGAACCCAACAACAAGCCTCAAGCTTTGAATCTCGGTTATTCTGTGGTGGATGGTGCGACAGTAATTGCCACTCACCTAAGTAAAGTGATTAAAGAGCACACGGCAGAGCTGTTTAATCATGATGATATTGAGCGAGTGATGGAACGCCTTGCTCAGCACTCGCCAAAACTGGCAGAAAGCTTGGCCACTCAACTGACCCACCAGCAGCAGATGCGTGTTTATCGTCAGTTGTTGGCAGACCAAGTGCCTGTAAAAGATACACTCAATATCTCTTCTATCATGCTCGAGAGTAGTGAAATCACCAAAGATCCAATACTCATCGCTTCCGATATCCGTGTAGGTTTGAAACGCACTCTTACTAATCACCTCGTGGGTACGAGCAACGATTTCAATATTTTTACCCTCAGCGATAGCTTAGAAAAAATGCTGATGACGGCGCTTAATAAAGCGCAGCAAGCTGGTGCGGTTGCACTTGATAGCTTCCCGGTTGAGCCTACCTTGCTGGCACAGCTGCAGCAAAACATGCCGAATATTCGTGAGCAACTCAAGCAGAATGGCTACAAACCAGTGCTTCTGGTTGCGCCACAACTAAGGCCTTTACTGTCTCGCTATGCTCGCACCTTTGCCAAAGGCTTAGTGGTGCTGTCATACAACGAGATCCCAGAAGACAAAAACATTAATGTGTTAGGACACTTAGGTTAG
- the flhB gene encoding flagellar biosynthesis protein FlhB translates to MAENQTSQDKSEKPSPQKLRKAKQEGQAARSKEFVVGVLFIAIALFLWVYGHFLGQQAEKLFVINYQLSYDELRQPDVMARKLAESVMLLGGLFVPMAVVLILVTIFSSMIPGGWVMSLKLIKPKLSKISPIEGLKRLFSLKSLVELVKSILKIVFIGGVLYWLLSSNLANLIAAQRAPLEQGIGLTLNHLIKALIYFGFVVLLIGLIDMPYQLWNHTKQLKMTKQEVKEEHKNTEGRPEIKQKIKQLQQQMSRRRIDNSVPTADVVITNPTHYAVAIKYDLERAGAPFVVAKGEDEMALRIQAIARQNYIEVLNLPPLTRAVYFNTRVDQEVPGPLFVAIAHVLTYVMQLKEYKRDRTAKPTPLPPLVIPKALQHD, encoded by the coding sequence ATGGCAGAGAATCAAACCAGTCAGGATAAAAGCGAGAAACCCAGCCCCCAGAAACTGCGCAAAGCCAAACAAGAAGGACAAGCAGCCAGGTCCAAAGAGTTTGTGGTCGGTGTACTGTTTATCGCTATCGCCTTATTTCTATGGGTCTATGGTCATTTCCTCGGTCAGCAAGCGGAAAAGCTGTTTGTGATTAATTATCAGCTCTCGTATGACGAATTACGCCAACCGGACGTGATGGCGAGAAAGCTTGCCGAGAGCGTAATGTTGCTTGGTGGGTTGTTTGTGCCTATGGCTGTGGTACTGATTCTAGTCACGATATTCAGCTCGATGATCCCCGGTGGCTGGGTGATGTCACTCAAGCTCATCAAGCCCAAACTGAGTAAAATCAGTCCGATTGAAGGGCTCAAGCGCCTTTTCTCTCTTAAGTCTCTCGTCGAATTGGTTAAATCTATTCTCAAGATCGTCTTTATTGGCGGCGTTCTATATTGGCTGCTCAGTAGCAATCTTGCCAACTTAATTGCTGCGCAACGTGCACCGCTTGAACAAGGGATCGGCCTCACTCTCAACCACCTGATTAAAGCCTTAATCTATTTCGGTTTTGTCGTGTTACTCATTGGTTTAATCGACATGCCTTATCAGCTTTGGAACCACACCAAGCAGCTCAAGATGACCAAGCAAGAGGTCAAAGAAGAACATAAAAACACCGAAGGTCGTCCCGAGATTAAGCAGAAGATTAAACAACTTCAGCAGCAGATGTCGCGTCGTCGAATCGACAATTCAGTGCCGACAGCGGATGTGGTGATCACTAACCCAACGCACTATGCCGTGGCCATCAAGTATGACCTCGAACGTGCTGGGGCACCTTTTGTCGTCGCCAAAGGGGAAGATGAAATGGCACTGCGTATTCAAGCCATTGCCAGACAAAACTATATTGAGGTCTTAAACCTACCGCCACTTACACGCGCGGTTTACTTTAATACCCGAGTTGACCAAGAAGTGCCGGGGCCACTGTTTGTCGCTATCGCCCATGTCCTGACCTACGTCATGCAGTTAAAAGAGTACAAGCGCGACCGTACAGCTAAACCGACACCCCTGCCGCCATTGGTGATCCCTAAGGCGCTGCAACATGACTAA
- the fliR gene encoding flagellar biosynthetic protein FliR — MYALSFAEITAMLGQVWWPFFRLSAAFLTMPFFGDAYISPRLRVFFALSIAIISGPLLPSMPEVDPVSVQAIAIALEQVAIGAMLGFCLQFLFAVMGMVGQIMSMQMGLGMAMMNDPANGISIALIGNYFLMFTTLLFLSLDGHLVALDIIVQSFERFPVGGGISEYSLRNLISLFSWMIVAAVSIALPTIAAMLTVNLTFGVMNRAAPSLNVFALGFPMSMMLGLCAVLLSLSGLPAIYTELSHDILYQMRQMGGN, encoded by the coding sequence ATGTACGCGTTATCTTTTGCTGAAATAACTGCAATGTTGGGACAAGTCTGGTGGCCGTTTTTCCGTTTGTCTGCCGCCTTTCTTACCATGCCCTTTTTTGGTGACGCCTACATTAGCCCGCGCCTGCGAGTCTTCTTCGCTCTCTCTATCGCGATAATCTCTGGCCCTTTGCTGCCAAGTATGCCGGAAGTCGATCCGGTTTCTGTTCAAGCTATCGCGATTGCCCTTGAGCAGGTTGCAATCGGCGCCATGCTTGGTTTCTGCTTGCAGTTTTTGTTCGCGGTAATGGGTATGGTTGGCCAAATCATGTCAATGCAGATGGGCTTGGGCATGGCCATGATGAATGACCCTGCAAATGGGATCTCGATTGCTTTGATTGGTAACTACTTTTTGATGTTCACCACTTTGCTGTTTCTCTCCCTTGATGGTCATCTGGTAGCGCTGGATATTATTGTCCAGAGCTTTGAGCGCTTTCCTGTCGGTGGCGGGATCAGCGAATACTCTCTTCGTAACCTTATCAGTCTTTTCAGTTGGATGATTGTGGCTGCGGTTTCGATTGCCCTTCCTACCATCGCAGCCATGCTCACCGTAAACCTGACTTTTGGTGTGATGAACCGTGCGGCGCCGTCACTGAACGTATTTGCTCTCGGCTTCCCAATGTCGATGATGTTGGGTTTATGTGCTGTTTTACTTTCACTGTCTGGCTTACCAGCTATCTACACCGAATTGTCGCATGACATCCTATACCAGATGCGTCAGATGGGGGGTAACTAA
- a CDS encoding flagellar biosynthetic protein FliQ, translated as MNPAIANLYSDAIYMIITMVVVLIGPSLLVGLVVAIFQATTQINEQTMSFLPRLLTTLLMLIFAGGWLLRNISTFFNDLFFTISNIVS; from the coding sequence GTGAACCCTGCAATAGCAAATCTATACTCCGACGCCATCTATATGATTATCACTATGGTGGTTGTCTTAATTGGTCCTAGTTTGCTCGTCGGCTTGGTCGTGGCTATTTTTCAGGCCACCACACAGATCAATGAGCAGACGATGAGTTTTTTACCTCGTCTGCTGACGACATTACTGATGCTGATTTTTGCCGGCGGCTGGCTGCTGCGCAATATCAGTACCTTCTTCAATGACCTGTTTTTCACTATCTCAAACATAGTAAGTTAG
- the fliP gene encoding flagellar type III secretion system pore protein FliP (The bacterial flagellar biogenesis protein FliP forms a type III secretion system (T3SS)-type pore required for flagellar assembly.), with protein sequence MKSRYNSLFKQIALGLFAVIGLGLFSDLAFADQGIPFITVTDGESSEEYSVKVQILILMTALTFLPAMLMMMTSFTRIIVVLAILRQALGLQQSPPNRILIGIALTMTMLLMKPVWTPIYEEAYKPYEAGEITLQQAFSVAEQPVRQFMLTQTYENSLEQMLRIAGDPLDLEPEEISFAVLMPAFVISELKTAFQIGFMLFIPFLIIDIVVASVLMAMGMMMLSPLIISLPFKLMVFVMVDGWAMTVGSLSASFGGL encoded by the coding sequence ATGAAGTCTCGCTATAACTCTTTGTTCAAGCAGATAGCCCTTGGATTATTTGCTGTTATCGGGCTGGGTCTGTTTTCAGACCTGGCTTTTGCTGATCAAGGTATTCCTTTTATCACCGTTACCGATGGTGAGAGCAGCGAAGAGTATTCTGTCAAAGTTCAGATCCTAATACTGATGACAGCGCTGACTTTCTTGCCAGCCATGCTGATGATGATGACCAGCTTCACGCGAATCATTGTTGTTCTAGCGATTCTTCGTCAAGCACTCGGCTTGCAGCAAAGTCCACCAAACCGAATTTTGATAGGTATCGCTCTGACCATGACCATGCTACTGATGAAGCCGGTCTGGACGCCAATTTATGAAGAAGCTTACAAGCCTTATGAGGCAGGTGAGATTACGCTGCAACAAGCCTTCTCAGTGGCTGAGCAGCCCGTTCGTCAATTTATGCTGACGCAAACCTATGAGAATTCACTAGAACAGATGCTGCGTATCGCTGGCGATCCTCTCGACCTAGAACCTGAAGAGATTAGCTTTGCTGTCTTGATGCCTGCGTTTGTGATCAGTGAGCTAAAAACCGCCTTTCAGATCGGTTTCATGCTGTTCATCCCCTTCTTGATCATCGACATTGTGGTCGCCAGTGTGTTGATGGCCATGGGTATGATGATGCTCTCTCCGCTCATCATATCTCTGCCGTTTAAGTTAATGGTGTTTGTAATGGTCGATGGCTGGGCGATGACCGTTGGCAGCTTAAGTGCCAGCTTTGGAGGGCTCTAG
- the fliN gene encoding flagellar motor switch protein FliN — protein sequence MNDQTLNLSLEEDLNFDAEVADIFSETTTAPEEAAPATHAPRELSFFRQIPVSVTLEVASTSLPLGELMQVGPNSIIELDKLNGEPLDVKVNGHLLGHAEVVVVNDKYGLRITSIAEDALNEVSL from the coding sequence ATGAATGACCAAACCCTAAATCTGTCCTTAGAAGAGGATCTGAACTTTGATGCGGAAGTTGCGGATATTTTCTCTGAGACCACGACTGCGCCCGAAGAAGCTGCACCTGCCACTCATGCTCCACGCGAACTGAGCTTTTTCCGTCAAATCCCAGTGTCTGTGACGCTAGAAGTCGCTAGCACGTCACTGCCGCTAGGAGAGCTAATGCAAGTTGGCCCCAACTCTATCATTGAACTCGACAAACTTAACGGTGAGCCGCTTGATGTGAAAGTGAATGGCCACTTGTTGGGTCATGCTGAAGTGGTTGTCGTGAATGACAAATACGGTCTACGAATTACTAGCATTGCGGAAGACGCATTGAATGAAGTCTCGCTATAA
- a CDS encoding FliM/FliN family flagellar motor switch protein has product MKSNNKHIQKESEQLDVFNIDPRTLGRPLNIAKANLTPKLKSIEETLTMAINSMTRRCDSQVELKSITIDMKPSVPLHTAPSFFSHSSHKGVCRLELSLHLLAQLAEAFYGGKPCFSANASSNVTHLRLNASEKRVQTRLSSVVLNQIDANWSPLDNSPEFNTACLSVRFDIVIGELRGELSLQLDDELLIALGEPTKTTSYTSEEINDKRNHQLRQVPVKLNAVLAQQRMPLEQVAQLRVGDIITSDIKEIVEVSSGEQKLFLARISEQNNHLVLHITDHINQTENFSS; this is encoded by the coding sequence ATGAAAAGCAATAACAAGCACATCCAAAAAGAAAGTGAACAACTCGATGTATTTAATATCGACCCAAGAACATTAGGTCGTCCATTAAATATTGCTAAGGCAAACCTAACCCCTAAGCTAAAGAGTATTGAAGAGACACTCACAATGGCGATCAACTCAATGACTAGACGTTGTGATAGTCAAGTCGAGCTAAAATCAATCACCATTGATATGAAACCTTCAGTTCCGCTGCACACTGCGCCTAGTTTTTTTAGTCACTCATCCCACAAGGGGGTTTGCCGCCTAGAACTGAGTCTGCACTTGCTTGCTCAATTAGCGGAAGCTTTCTATGGTGGCAAACCCTGCTTTTCAGCTAACGCCAGTAGCAATGTGACTCACTTACGACTAAATGCGAGTGAAAAGCGTGTTCAAACACGCCTGAGTTCCGTTGTTCTGAATCAGATTGATGCGAACTGGAGCCCTCTCGACAATAGCCCTGAATTTAATACGGCTTGCTTGTCTGTGCGTTTCGATATCGTCATCGGTGAGCTAAGAGGTGAGCTGAGTTTACAGTTAGACGACGAGCTGCTGATCGCTCTAGGAGAGCCGACTAAAACCACCAGCTATACCTCAGAAGAGATTAATGACAAGCGCAATCACCAGTTACGCCAAGTTCCCGTTAAGCTAAACGCAGTGCTTGCACAGCAGCGTATGCCTTTAGAACAAGTCGCTCAGCTTCGTGTGGGAGACATCATAACTTCAGATATTAAAGAGATTGTTGAGGTGAGCTCTGGCGAACAAAAACTGTTCCTTGCTCGCATATCAGAACAAAACAATCACTTGGTATTGCACATTACTGATCACATCAATCAAACCGAGAATTTTTCATCATGA
- a CDS encoding MotY family protein produces the protein MTLIRLLVVGMFTMPTLLLAQTIQKPLDLVEWRFSGNRFQCLMETPLKFDGHARIQVQSGKEPELLIETFQRPAAFDSAWLSVNQQVWRINAQVERWLDGDSAGEYGVRFYDAQTIKSLLNQMEKGAWAQVSVLDKQTGKPISWDIPAVNFSHPMQEMKLCMANLLPMSYSQAKDNQFYFNSNATELAKSDKRVLDDLVQYISWDSSLTTILIDGHTDDQGHALSNIELSRQRANQVRNYLVSQGVNGKKIQVRAHGQRYPQVNHSDAQTRHKNRRVQVRLVQGGAS, from the coding sequence ATGACACTTATTAGGTTACTAGTTGTTGGTATGTTCACTATGCCAACCTTGCTACTCGCACAAACCATTCAAAAACCATTGGACTTGGTGGAATGGCGATTTTCAGGCAACCGATTCCAATGTTTGATGGAGACGCCTCTCAAGTTTGATGGCCATGCTCGCATTCAAGTTCAATCAGGTAAAGAGCCAGAGTTATTGATTGAAACCTTTCAAAGACCAGCCGCATTCGATTCTGCATGGCTGAGCGTTAACCAGCAGGTTTGGCGCATCAATGCTCAAGTTGAGCGTTGGTTAGACGGAGATTCAGCAGGAGAGTATGGCGTGCGTTTTTATGATGCTCAGACGATTAAGTCTTTGCTGAATCAGATGGAAAAAGGCGCTTGGGCGCAGGTTTCAGTATTGGATAAGCAGACAGGTAAGCCGATCAGTTGGGATATCCCAGCGGTTAATTTTTCCCACCCAATGCAAGAAATGAAGCTCTGTATGGCGAACTTGTTACCGATGAGCTACTCGCAGGCCAAAGATAACCAATTCTACTTTAACTCGAACGCGACCGAGCTTGCTAAGAGCGATAAGCGCGTGCTTGATGATTTGGTTCAGTACATCAGCTGGGACTCTTCCCTTACGACTATTTTAATTGATGGTCATACGGATGATCAGGGGCATGCATTGAGTAATATTGAGCTTTCCCGTCAACGTGCTAATCAAGTGCGCAACTATCTTGTGAGTCAGGGCGTTAATGGCAAAAAGATTCAAGTTCGAGCTCATGGTCAGCGTTACCCTCAAGTCAACCATAGTGATGCTCAAACACGACATAAAAACCGTCGTGTTCAAGTGCGCTTGGTTCAAGGAGGTGCATCGTGA
- a CDS encoding sigma-54-dependent transcriptional regulator: MIFAHPCLEHSYRVQQDIERAGYSCVCFTAGFDALIRLSAAPDAILIASSKLTDMALLEVIEKSKHLSPHSTTIAMVDYTSNQLASEAMRAGASDYLLEPYQPQQLIDLIQRVSTVRRTSDDLVASSWRSQQVLQLAHRAAQTDATVLITGESGTGKEVLAKYVHQHSSRKDAPFVAINCAAIPESMLEAVLFGHVKGAFTGATSAQAGKFEEAEGGTLLLDEIGEMPMAVQAKLLRVLQERQVERIGSHKAIQLDIRIIAATNVDLQQAVAERKFRQDLYYRLDVLPLQWPPLRERKEDILPLADHFIAKYNRGCNETCRLTAEAQQALVTYDWVGNIRELENTIQRALVMRHSTWITPQDLMLPTLPCVAAAVDRPLTPEMQPQARLKSTKKHAENQFILDTLAKYDGRRNLTAEALGITTRALRYKLAAMRDQGIDVDTVRQYAHSAA; the protein is encoded by the coding sequence ATTATCTTTGCTCATCCTTGTCTTGAGCACTCATACCGTGTTCAGCAAGATATCGAGCGCGCAGGTTACTCTTGTGTTTGCTTTACCGCAGGCTTTGATGCCCTGATTCGTTTAAGCGCAGCGCCAGACGCTATTTTAATCGCCTCATCTAAGCTCACAGATATGGCGCTGCTAGAAGTGATCGAAAAATCAAAGCATCTTTCCCCGCACTCGACCACCATCGCCATGGTGGATTACACCAGCAACCAGTTGGCAAGTGAGGCGATGCGTGCCGGAGCTTCGGACTATCTGCTAGAGCCTTATCAACCTCAGCAATTGATTGACTTGATTCAGCGCGTCTCAACCGTGCGCCGAACCTCTGATGATCTCGTTGCCAGCAGTTGGCGCAGCCAACAAGTACTGCAACTTGCTCACCGCGCAGCACAAACAGATGCCACAGTACTCATCACCGGTGAGTCTGGGACGGGTAAAGAAGTGCTAGCAAAATATGTACACCAGCATTCATCACGCAAGGACGCGCCTTTTGTTGCGATTAACTGTGCAGCTATTCCGGAGTCAATGCTAGAAGCGGTACTGTTTGGCCATGTTAAGGGAGCATTTACGGGAGCGACTTCAGCCCAAGCAGGTAAGTTTGAAGAAGCTGAAGGTGGGACGCTGCTATTGGATGAGATTGGTGAAATGCCGATGGCGGTCCAAGCAAAATTGCTGCGTGTCTTGCAAGAGCGTCAAGTTGAGCGTATCGGCAGCCACAAAGCGATCCAGCTTGATATCCGAATTATCGCCGCTACCAACGTAGACCTTCAGCAAGCAGTCGCTGAGCGTAAATTCAGACAGGACTTGTACTACCGCTTGGATGTGCTGCCTTTGCAATGGCCACCGCTGCGCGAGCGCAAAGAAGATATCCTGCCGTTAGCTGACCATTTCATTGCCAAATATAATCGAGGCTGTAATGAAACCTGTCGTTTAACCGCAGAAGCTCAACAAGCCCTTGTGACCTATGACTGGGTTGGCAATATCCGTGAGCTAGAGAACACCATTCAACGCGCATTAGTTATGCGTCATAGCACATGGATTACTCCACAAGATCTTATGTTGCCGACACTGCCCTGTGTTGCTGCGGCCGTCGACCGTCCACTGACGCCAGAGATGCAGCCACAGGCGCGACTAAAGAGCACTAAAAAGCACGCTGAAAATCAGTTCATTCTCGACACGTTGGCTAAATATGACGGGCGCAGAAACTTAACCGCAGAAGCTTTAGGAATTACAACGCGAGCTTTGAGATACAAGCTTGCGGCTATGAGAGATCAGGGAATCGATGTCGATACCGTTCGCCAATATGCCCATTCAGCGGCTTAA
- the fliE gene encoding flagellar hook-basal body complex protein FliE, which yields MSMQQSAMQQSMISNMGAMRERAQTGIEVHANPHTAQKDNFHTAMKQAVRRVDDHQQHASQLTADVDAGRSDDLVGAMVASQKASISFQALSQVRNKVLSAYDDVLKMPL from the coding sequence ATGTCAATGCAACAATCTGCGATGCAGCAGAGCATGATCAGTAACATGGGGGCGATGCGAGAGCGCGCTCAAACGGGGATCGAAGTCCACGCTAATCCACATACTGCTCAAAAAGATAATTTTCATACTGCAATGAAACAGGCGGTGCGCCGAGTTGATGATCATCAGCAGCACGCCAGTCAGCTTACTGCTGACGTGGATGCAGGTCGATCTGATGATCTGGTTGGTGCGATGGTCGCAAGCCAAAAGGCCAGCATCTCTTTCCAAGCATTATCTCAAGTCAGAAACAAAGTACTGTCAGCGTATGACGATGTACTGAAAATGCCACTTTAG